A genomic stretch from Xiphophorus maculatus strain JP 163 A chromosome 16, X_maculatus-5.0-male, whole genome shotgun sequence includes:
- the dexi gene encoding dexamethasone-induced protein yields the protein MTRSVYAQLDSVVLLLDELPYMFYLGLFFVNVLILYYAFLMEYIVLNVGIVFLPEDMDQALVDLGVLSDPASVPYDTDPELDVFEGYLE from the coding sequence ATGACACGCTCGGTTTACGCCCAGCTAGATTCGGTGGTATTGCTTTTGGACGAGCTCccatatatgttttatttgggCCTGTTTTTTGTGAACGTCCTCATACTCTACTATGCTTTTCTGATGGAGTACATTGTCCTAAATGTGGGAATAGTGTTCCTGCCCGAGGACATGGACCAGGCGCTGGTGGACCTTGGAGTGCTGTCCGACCCGGCCTCCGTACCTTATGACACAGATCCGGAGCTGGACGTGTTTGAGGGATACCTGGAATGA